One segment of Nitrospirota bacterium DNA contains the following:
- a CDS encoding GTPase domain-containing protein, giving the protein MSFINYSSREINCKIVYYGPGLCGKTTNLQFIYKKTNPEQKGKLISLATETERTLFFDFLPLSLGDIKGFRIRFHLYTVPGQVFYAASRKLILKGVDGVVFVADSQVERLEANMESLDDLKINLAEQGYELAKLPFTMQYNKRDLPNVTPIETLHNAINPNGITSYEAVATTGIGVFETLKDVAKQVLMELKKNY; this is encoded by the coding sequence GTGTCTTTTATAAACTATTCCTCTCGTGAGATAAACTGTAAGATAGTCTATTACGGTCCGGGTCTTTGCGGAAAGACCACGAACCTTCAATTCATTTACAAGAAAACAAACCCTGAGCAGAAGGGAAAACTCATATCCTTAGCCACCGAGACAGAAAGGACGCTGTTCTTTGACTTTCTTCCACTTTCACTTGGCGATATAAAGGGCTTTAGAATCAGGTTTCACCTTTACACAGTGCCCGGACAGGTCTTCTATGCGGCAAGCCGAAAGCTCATCCTAAAGGGAGTTGACGGGGTCGTCTTTGTAGCAGACAGCCAGGTTGAAAGGCTCGAGGCAAATATGGAGAGCTTAGATGACCTCAAGATAAACCTTGCAGAGCAGGGCTATGAGCTTGCAAAACTTCCATTCACCATGCAATACAACAAAAGGGACCTTCCAAATGTCACTCCAATAGAGACACTGCATAATGCGATTAACCCAAACGGCATCACATCTTACGAGGCTGTAGCAACTACAGGCATTGGGGTCTTTGAGACCCTGAAGGATGTGGCAAAACAGGTCCTCATGGAACTCAAGAAGAATTACTGA
- the fabF gene encoding beta-ketoacyl-ACP synthase II: MVKRRVVVTGIGLISPLGIGTQETWDALLEGKSGIGKITHFDTSLFACQIAGEVKGFSPEDFIEAKEIKKMDRFIHFAVAGGDMAVRDSALKITEDNAERVGVIVGSGIGGLSTIEHYHSVLLEKGPRRISPFFIPMLIINLASGQLSIRSGAKGPNSSAVTACASGSHSIGDAFRLIQMGYADAMIAGGAEAVITPLAIGGFSAMKALSTRNHEPERASRPFDKDRDGFVMGEGAGIVVLEELEMAQRRGARIYGELIGYGMTSDAYHITSPSPDGGGAVRCMAETLADAGIPSDAVDYINAHGTATKQGDELETMAIKRVFGEHAYRLKISSTKSMTGHLLGASGGVEAGITLLSIYHGIVPPTINLDNPDSECDLDYVPHNARKMTVDCAISNSFGFGGTNACLLFRKFKE; this comes from the coding sequence ATGGTAAAAAGAAGGGTCGTTGTAACAGGCATAGGACTCATATCTCCGCTTGGCATTGGAACCCAAGAGACTTGGGATGCACTTCTTGAAGGGAAATCCGGCATCGGAAAGATAACCCATTTCGATACATCGTTATTTGCCTGTCAGATAGCAGGCGAGGTAAAGGGCTTTAGTCCGGAGGACTTTATCGAGGCAAAAGAAATAAAGAAGATGGACAGGTTTATACACTTTGCAGTAGCAGGAGGAGACATGGCAGTCCGTGACTCTGCTCTTAAGATAACTGAGGACAATGCCGAAAGGGTCGGTGTTATAGTGGGCTCTGGAATAGGCGGGCTTTCGACAATCGAGCACTACCATAGCGTGTTGTTAGAGAAGGGTCCAAGAAGAATCTCTCCATTTTTTATTCCTATGCTGATAATCAATCTTGCCTCGGGTCAGCTCTCCATAAGGAGCGGAGCAAAAGGTCCAAACTCATCTGCAGTCACTGCATGTGCCAGTGGAAGTCATTCGATAGGAGATGCATTCAGGCTCATACAGATGGGGTATGCAGATGCCATGATAGCAGGTGGTGCAGAGGCTGTTATAACACCTCTGGCAATAGGTGGATTTAGTGCCATGAAGGCACTTTCAACAAGAAACCATGAGCCTGAGAGAGCATCCCGACCTTTTGACAAAGACAGGGACGGCTTTGTAATGGGCGAAGGTGCAGGCATAGTCGTGCTTGAAGAGCTTGAGATGGCACAGAGAAGGGGCGCAAGAATCTATGGGGAACTTATAGGCTATGGCATGACCTCTGATGCATACCATATTACATCTCCATCTCCAGACGGAGGTGGAGCAGTAAGATGTATGGCAGAAACCCTCGCTGATGCAGGCATTCCTTCAGATGCAGTGGATTATATTAATGCCCACGGAACAGCCACAAAACAAGGTGATGAGCTTGAGACAATGGCTATTAAAAGGGTCTTTGGAGAGCATGCCTACAGGCTTAAGATTAGCTCTACGAAGTCCATGACAGGGCATCTGCTTGGAGCCTCAGGAGGTGTTGAGGCAGGCATAACACTCCTTAGCATCTATCACGGTATAGTCCCTCCTACCATAAACCTCGATAACCCGGATTCGGAATGCGACTTAGACTATGTTCCACATAATGCCCGAA
- a CDS encoding pyruvate ferredoxin oxidoreductase (catalyzes the formation of acetyl-CoA from pyruvate and coenzyme A): MAGELKLKELSKKQDLFTHGHRMCAGCGAPTLVKMVLLATEYPIIASNATGCLEVSSCISEYTAWKIPWIHSAFENAAATISGVETMYRALKKKGKIQRDIKFIAFGGDGGTYDIGLQSLSGAMERGHDMLYICYDNGAYMNTGIQRSSATPRGADTTTSPVGSVIPGKTQRRKDLTRIMASHNIPYAAQASPSHWLDLMKKVRKALDANGPTFMNIISPCNRGWRSKTDDSIALSRLAVETCYWPLYEIENGVTKVTFKPKEKKPLVEFLRPQGRFKHLFAPENEALLKQLEADVDTEWQRLLKESVDKEKK, translated from the coding sequence ATGGCAGGTGAGCTTAAGCTAAAGGAGCTTTCGAAGAAACAAGACCTCTTTACGCATGGCCATAGGATGTGTGCGGGGTGTGGTGCACCTACTTTGGTGAAGATGGTTTTGCTTGCCACAGAGTACCCGATTATTGCTTCCAATGCAACTGGCTGTCTTGAGGTCTCGTCCTGTATCTCGGAATACACTGCATGGAAGATACCATGGATACACAGTGCATTTGAGAATGCGGCTGCAACAATCTCAGGCGTGGAGACGATGTATAGGGCACTTAAAAAGAAGGGAAAGATTCAGAGGGATATAAAGTTCATAGCATTTGGTGGAGATGGCGGCACATATGACATAGGGCTTCAGAGCCTTTCGGGTGCAATGGAGCGCGGGCACGACATGCTTTATATCTGCTATGATAACGGTGCATACATGAACACAGGGATTCAACGCTCTTCTGCTACACCTCGTGGTGCAGACACAACGACAAGCCCAGTAGGCTCTGTAATACCGGGAAAGACCCAAAGGAGAAAAGACCTTACACGAATAATGGCCAGCCACAACATCCCATATGCGGCTCAGGCATCCCCAAGCCACTGGCTTGACCTTATGAAAAAGGTAAGAAAGGCACTCGATGCAAATGGCCCTACATTCATGAACATCATTTCGCCCTGTAACAGGGGATGGCGCTCAAAAACAGACGATTCCATTGCCTTAAGCAGACTGGCTGTGGAGACATGTTACTGGCCTCTTTATGAAATAGAAAACGGAGTTACGAAAGTAACCTTTAAGCCAAAGGAGAAAAAACCTCTCGTTGAGTTCCTGAGACCGCAAGGAAGGTTCAAGCACCTCTTTGCTCCTGAAAACGAGGCATTATTGAAACAGTTAGAGGCTGATGTGGATACCGAATGGCAAAGACTTCTTAAGGAGTCGGTAGATAAGGAGAAGAAATGA
- a CDS encoding roadblock/LC7 domain-containing protein has product MTSFDLVMYESEFKRIDEELQKLHVQSNARVVFLVDKNGQLIASAGESHTIDTTSLASLTAGNIAATGGIARLLGEREFTILFHEGEKDNIHISLVGQRVILVVIFDHRSSIGLVRLRVKKSSENLARIFDEIAEKAEKEKTEGRLAESPFAEISDEDIDNLFK; this is encoded by the coding sequence ATGACGAGCTTTGACCTTGTAATGTATGAAAGCGAGTTTAAGCGCATTGACGAGGAACTTCAGAAGCTCCATGTGCAGTCAAATGCGAGGGTCGTTTTCCTTGTGGATAAAAACGGCCAGCTTATAGCATCCGCAGGAGAGTCCCATACGATAGACACAACCTCATTGGCATCCCTTACAGCAGGCAACATTGCGGCAACAGGCGGAATTGCAAGGCTCCTTGGAGAAAGAGAGTTTACGATACTGTTTCACGAGGGCGAAAAGGACAACATCCACATATCCCTTGTAGGGCAGAGGGTTATTCTGGTTGTGATATTCGACCACAGGTCCTCTATAGGACTTGTGAGGCTCAGGGTCAAGAAATCCTCCGAGAACTTAGCAAGGATATTCGATGAGATTGCCGAGAAGGCAGAAAAGGAAAAAACAGAAGGAAGGCTTGCAGAGTCTCCGTTTGCGGAGATTAGCGACGAAGATATAGATAATCTTTTCAAGTAG
- the acpP gene encoding acyl carrier protein, which translates to MVEEKVKEIIAKQLGVNSSEVIPEASFVEDLGADSLDTVELVMAFEEAFNVEIPDEDAEKIVKVKDAIAYIKNKQK; encoded by the coding sequence ATGGTTGAAGAAAAGGTCAAGGAGATTATAGCCAAACAGCTTGGCGTCAATTCCTCGGAGGTTATACCAGAGGCATCCTTTGTCGAGGACCTTGGCGCTGATTCCTTAGACACGGTGGAGCTGGTAATGGCATTCGAGGAGGCATTCAATGTGGAGATTCCAGATGAGGATGCCGAAAAAATAGTAAAAGTAAAAGACGCTATAGCCTATATAAAGAACAAGCAGAAGTAA
- the fabG gene encoding 3-oxoacyl-[acyl-carrier-protein] reductase → MNLNEQVAIVTGGKRGIGKAIALLLAQRGANIALFDVQEAEDTVQEIKGLGVKAISLDVDVSSPEDVASAFSNVIKEFGRIDMLINNAGITRDNLIIRMKEEDWDSVISINLKGVFLCSKEAIKVMSKARYGRIVNISSVVAFIGNPGQANYSASKAGIIGLTKTIAKEYASRGITANAVAPGFITTPMTDALSDAVKQEMLKAIPGGRFGSPEEVAHAVGFLVSPEAGYITGQVIHVNGGMFM, encoded by the coding sequence ATGAATTTAAATGAACAAGTTGCCATAGTTACAGGAGGCAAAAGAGGCATTGGAAAGGCAATTGCCCTCCTGCTTGCACAAAGGGGTGCAAACATAGCCCTTTTCGATGTTCAAGAAGCAGAAGATACAGTTCAAGAAATCAAAGGACTTGGCGTAAAGGCAATCAGCCTTGATGTCGATGTCTCAAGCCCAGAGGATGTTGCCAGTGCATTTAGCAATGTTATAAAGGAATTCGGAAGAATAGACATGCTCATAAACAATGCAGGCATAACAAGAGACAACCTCATTATAAGGATGAAGGAGGAGGACTGGGACTCTGTAATTAGCATAAACCTGAAAGGAGTTTTCCTTTGCTCAAAAGAGGCAATTAAGGTCATGTCAAAGGCAAGATACGGAAGGATTGTCAACATCTCATCTGTGGTTGCATTTATTGGGAATCCCGGACAGGCAAATTACTCTGCCTCAAAGGCAGGCATAATAGGGCTTACAAAGACGATAGCAAAGGAATATGCCTCAAGAGGTATAACTGCAAATGCGGTTGCCCCTGGCTTTATAACCACTCCTATGACAGATGCCCTTTCGGATGCTGTCAAACAGGAGATGCTTAAGGCAATTCCCGGAGGAAGATTCGGCTCTCCAGAGGAGGTAGCACATGCAGTCGGATTCCTCGTATCCCCTGAGGCAGGCTATATAACAGGTCAGGTAATTCATGTAAACGGAGGCATGTTTATGTAA